A window from Flavobacterium gyeonganense encodes these proteins:
- a CDS encoding LytR/AlgR family response regulator transcription factor: MDNINVLIVEDTTAESDALVKVLTDNNYNVVGIARTHQEALTLFYQNTIDIVVIDVFLDGKPDGITFAETINIVPDGQKPFVFLTSSKDRQIFERAKLTKPFSFLLKPFNELEILYALEMAVEKFYEQTNVFHSEDQNTVVSRDSLFIKKNKVLKKVQIKDILYIEVEDRYCNIITDAEKFVILISLTKIIQLLDAAKFCQTHRNYIVNLSKIEQINVNDNLIILKGNHKITLSDKYKDFVKNFRILK, encoded by the coding sequence ATGGATAATATAAATGTACTTATTGTCGAAGATACAACAGCCGAAAGTGATGCACTTGTAAAAGTACTTACTGATAATAATTATAATGTTGTAGGCATTGCCAGAACGCATCAGGAGGCACTAACACTCTTTTACCAAAACACAATCGACATTGTGGTAATTGATGTTTTTTTAGACGGAAAACCAGACGGAATTACTTTTGCAGAAACGATCAATATAGTGCCCGACGGACAAAAACCATTTGTTTTTTTAACCAGTTCAAAAGACCGTCAGATTTTTGAGAGGGCTAAATTGACTAAACCTTTTAGCTTCTTATTAAAACCTTTTAATGAACTTGAAATTTTGTATGCACTGGAAATGGCTGTTGAGAAATTTTATGAGCAAACCAATGTTTTTCATAGTGAAGATCAAAATACGGTTGTAAGCAGGGATTCTCTTTTTATCAAAAAAAATAAGGTTTTAAAGAAAGTTCAAATCAAGGATATTTTGTACATAGAAGTTGAAGACCGTTATTGCAATATCATTACTGATGCAGAGAAATTTGTTATTTTAATATCCTTAACAAAAATTATTCAGTTACTCGATGCGGCGAAATTTTGCCAGACGCATCGCAATTATATAGTGAATCTCAGTAAAATTGAACAAATAAATGTAAATGATAATTTGATCATTTTAAAAGGAAACCACAAAATAACCCTTAGCGATAAGTATAAAGACTTTGTGAAAAACTTCCGTATTTTGAAGTAA
- a CDS encoding tetratricopeptide repeat-containing sensor histidine kinase yields the protein MEKKIFKEAKKEFNLISSNFRFNYKVNFLLGEIALEQNEFEIALLHFNSIEKLSEDLYDFKKSTVINNIGLCYLHIGKFDDAERYLFKGVELQEIEKDSLMLIRSYMNIANLYYTQYKDIQAIPYFEKAYGLSKKVKSFDLKRMTAKNMAVVEENRKNFPLALTYRKEYEAWKDSLNDQNKVWAIADLEKKFAIKQKQKEVNVLAAENKAKIAERNGFLISSVLLFVLLGTGVYFYRQKIRSNKIILAQKNELDELNATKDKLFSIVSHDLRSSVNALKVSNSKLLDNLESKNYTELDVLLHKNSSIASGAYNLLDNLLNWALLQTQQGYFYRESLHLTSIVQHVEYNYKPLMLNKNIDFKSNVSASDYVFADLDSLKIIIRNFLDNAIKFSKENGTISIYSRSASEDFCYLVIEDTGLGMNEATRKELLKETILLSKKQNDDIIGTGLGMQLCKSLIRKNEGKLDIESEENVGTRVIIALPKFKNHG from the coding sequence TTGGAGAAAAAAATTTTTAAAGAAGCAAAAAAAGAATTTAATTTAATTTCTTCTAATTTTAGATTTAACTATAAAGTCAATTTTTTACTTGGTGAAATTGCCTTAGAACAAAATGAATTTGAAATTGCATTATTACATTTTAATTCTATCGAAAAACTTAGTGAAGATCTGTATGATTTTAAAAAAAGTACTGTTATCAATAATATAGGATTGTGTTATTTACATATTGGAAAATTTGATGATGCAGAAAGGTATTTGTTTAAAGGAGTCGAATTACAAGAGATTGAAAAGGATAGTTTAATGCTTATACGTTCTTATATGAATATTGCAAATTTGTATTATACACAATATAAAGACATTCAGGCAATTCCTTATTTTGAAAAAGCTTATGGCTTGTCCAAAAAAGTAAAATCATTCGATTTAAAAAGAATGACAGCCAAAAACATGGCAGTAGTAGAGGAAAACAGAAAAAACTTTCCGTTAGCATTAACTTACAGAAAAGAATATGAAGCCTGGAAAGACTCCTTAAACGATCAAAACAAAGTCTGGGCGATTGCTGATCTCGAAAAGAAATTTGCCATAAAACAAAAACAAAAAGAAGTCAACGTTCTCGCTGCAGAGAATAAAGCAAAAATAGCCGAAAGAAATGGGTTTCTCATTTCTTCGGTTTTATTGTTTGTACTGTTGGGTACCGGAGTTTATTTTTACAGGCAGAAAATCAGAAGCAATAAAATAATCTTAGCGCAGAAAAATGAATTGGATGAGCTTAATGCTACAAAAGATAAATTGTTCTCAATCGTTAGTCATGATTTGCGTTCTTCTGTAAATGCTCTGAAAGTGAGTAATAGTAAACTTCTGGACAATCTGGAAAGTAAAAACTATACGGAGCTCGATGTTTTACTCCATAAAAACAGTTCAATTGCAAGTGGTGCATATAATTTATTAGACAACCTGCTAAATTGGGCTTTATTGCAAACCCAGCAGGGGTATTTTTACAGGGAATCATTGCATCTGACTTCGATAGTGCAGCATGTAGAGTACAATTACAAACCTTTGATGTTGAATAAAAATATTGATTTTAAAAGTAATGTTTCAGCTTCAGACTACGTATTTGCTGATCTGGATTCGCTCAAAATCATCATTCGGAACTTTTTAGACAATGCGATTAAATTCTCTAAAGAAAACGGAACGATTTCTATTTACAGCCGTTCTGCATCAGAAGATTTTTGTTATCTGGTCATCGAAGACACCGGGTTAGGAATGAATGAAGCAACAAGAAAAGAATTATTAAAAGAAACCATTTTGCTTTCTAAAAAGCAAAACGATGATATCATAGGAACCGGGTTAGGAATGCAGTTGTGCAAAAGCCTGATTCGTAAAAACGAAGGAAAACTCGATATAGAGAGTGAAGAAAATGTTGGAACCAGGGTTATCATAGCATTACCAAAGTTTAAAAACCATGGATAA
- the rluF gene encoding 23S rRNA pseudouridine(2604) synthase RluF, with translation MEENLKRLNKFIGETGYCSRREADKLIEEGRVTINGSVPEMGTKVSPDDEVRIDGKLIVEKHEKMIYLAFNKPVGIECTTNLEVKNNIVDYINYPKRIFPIGRLDKASEGLIFMTNDGDIVNKILRARNNHEKEYTVTVNKPITDRFIQRMGNGVPILDTVTKKCKVEQISKYTFKIILTQGLNRQIRRMSEYLGYEVTALKRIRIINISLDVPVGRYRDLTDAEIKELNQLIEPSSKTEEASFPKPEAPKRRTEFISKHDPRFKKRGDY, from the coding sequence ATGGAAGAAAATCTAAAACGTCTTAATAAATTTATTGGGGAAACCGGTTATTGTTCACGCCGCGAAGCAGATAAACTCATCGAAGAAGGCCGTGTAACCATCAATGGTTCCGTGCCTGAAATGGGAACCAAGGTTTCACCTGATGACGAAGTGCGTATAGATGGGAAATTAATCGTCGAAAAACACGAAAAAATGATTTATCTGGCTTTCAACAAACCTGTTGGAATAGAATGCACAACTAATCTTGAAGTCAAAAACAATATTGTCGATTATATCAATTACCCAAAGCGTATTTTTCCAATAGGAAGATTGGACAAAGCCAGTGAAGGACTGATTTTCATGACCAATGACGGCGATATCGTAAACAAGATTTTACGTGCCCGAAACAATCATGAAAAAGAATATACTGTAACCGTAAATAAACCCATAACGGACCGTTTTATACAACGTATGGGAAACGGTGTTCCCATTTTAGATACTGTTACCAAAAAATGCAAGGTCGAGCAAATCAGTAAATACACTTTCAAAATCATTCTGACGCAAGGTTTAAACCGTCAGATTCGAAGAATGTCCGAGTATTTAGGTTATGAAGTTACAGCACTAAAACGAATTCGGATTATCAATATTTCATTAGATGTCCCTGTTGGACGCTACAGAGATTTAACAGATGCTGAAATCAAAGAATTAAATCAGCTGATTGAACCATCAAGTAAAACTGAAGAAGCTAGTTTCCCTAAACCGGAAGCTCCCAAAAGAAGAACAGAATTTATTTCAAAACACGATCCCCGATTTAAAAAAAGAGGTGATTATTGA